The following are encoded in a window of Prochlorococcus marinus CUG1417 genomic DNA:
- a CDS encoding translocation/assembly module TamB domain-containing protein: MLLPLGFLGSFLLNNFLKETYISRKLDLEKSIEKVLDKNVDLGDYVGIRFLGFSVGNSKINDKKNIDSEIKAKNVYVGIMPLRSFLKQKWIVKISPKEAAINIDRDFFKRDESYKNDRITKKSQTKYELNFNLNKYSILSLKKSGLKTKVKGKVIYKSSNREIIANVKSNFDEKGFLKLRFNRKLNKDFLSFELFSRGLDLENSEYIIGKRKIIFKKGNFKSNFKFYKLPNETFCKGRFSFTNLEIKSEAFSENINSDSNSFFCKDNNLIGNSEKLNYGTLTSNFNLNIPFNRSSNNIDLKGSIGYINSLNPDIQLSGNIPFWFDRRGINFGDIDTSFKINRTQLSNLNIFRKNDIRGFITAKGELKGKITDPDISINFNLDYPHFRGVRIREIWEGDIKSENNEFLLNMKNRYSPIPSFLSINFNSDLKIKNANFLRVFNSNKGTISVVKEDDDYNWRADNFPLDELELSIDKNQFDRIDGIINGKGSISSDQSYFDGRIAWSLGKYGNINLANSLFDFRVKDNSFYINSSLYPIDGGIIEVEYDSSKNNLINSEFKDISTSWTILTAVDIFNFENKKVIPVSKSNILDDLEINKDQKSFKERIDFINNFIENSNLLDDKFNLQKYFNKFRSRYNGKITIQGDRPANYKLNAKLNGYLDVSRDFYKNKKEEFSIDLEGGLLTGTGSLRIKKFPLSAANIFLNNPRDFLGGLDINLFYDLDTKSFSSDIFSDGSSIKNNIIIFDKGLVKFNNSIFDIDFSLLINNSEIPITFEGSIPINKSDNLDLRLIGNGKFIELIDIFADEYFTFKKGDVNLRVILQGTLNKPVLNGFIVVKDSEIDFLNNIIKDINSTIIFDFDSLEINNLEAKTEDSGEIFVKGFLPFYSHNDSENSEINLITNKFNLKKDNFNFLIDSDIDLSGSFESPILGGSLSFNNGFINLNSTNQKNKKGKNQIRKEDEKDWPELYWNNNENIEIISNETILNSVLLGETLPNYLDNLSFNNLKLKLGPDFKLQYSELIQAYLDTKLDLNINGKVGKDLNARGLIYLKKGRANLYTTPFKLDKNKDNYILFASRSGVVPFINFSLVSKVPDSIIPISENNQDLNISADLDVNETSSGLGSFGIGNSRLIKIEASYEGFLDQLSFADENRRIQLRSTPSYNRSQIIGLIGGNSANLINRAFISQLNNADAFSERFQLSLYPALIENNDSLNNIFSNENLNIENDGQSSSNEEFSSQAWVAEIGLDITDAINFAFQTVPGRDDISPLGILTFQANPNLELLGSYDSNGDWKSQVQLFFRY, encoded by the coding sequence ATGCTTTTACCCTTAGGTTTTTTAGGCTCTTTTTTATTAAATAATTTTTTAAAAGAAACTTATATTTCTAGGAAATTAGATTTAGAAAAAAGTATTGAGAAAGTTTTAGATAAAAATGTTGATTTAGGCGATTATGTGGGGATAAGATTTCTAGGTTTTTCTGTGGGCAATTCAAAAATTAATGATAAAAAAAATATAGATTCTGAAATTAAAGCCAAAAATGTGTATGTGGGCATTATGCCTTTAAGATCTTTTTTAAAACAAAAATGGATTGTAAAAATAAGTCCTAAGGAAGCCGCCATAAATATAGACAGAGATTTTTTTAAAAGGGACGAATCTTATAAAAATGATCGAATTACAAAAAAATCACAAACAAAGTACGAATTGAACTTTAACTTAAATAAATATTCAATTCTAAGTCTTAAAAAATCAGGATTAAAAACAAAAGTAAAAGGTAAAGTTATTTATAAGTCGAGTAATAGAGAAATTATTGCAAATGTAAAATCAAATTTTGATGAAAAAGGGTTTTTAAAATTAAGGTTTAATAGAAAATTAAATAAAGACTTTTTATCTTTTGAGTTGTTTTCAAGGGGTTTAGATCTTGAGAATTCTGAATATATTATTGGTAAAAGAAAAATTATTTTTAAAAAAGGAAATTTTAAATCTAACTTTAAATTTTATAAATTACCAAATGAAACATTTTGCAAAGGACGATTTTCTTTTACTAATTTAGAAATAAAATCAGAAGCTTTCTCAGAGAATATAAATTCAGATTCAAATAGTTTTTTTTGTAAAGATAATAATTTAATTGGTAATTCAGAAAAATTAAATTATGGAACGTTGACTTCGAATTTTAATCTAAATATACCTTTTAATAGAAGTTCCAATAATATTGATCTAAAAGGAAGTATTGGATACATTAATAGCCTTAATCCAGATATCCAGTTGTCGGGTAATATCCCCTTTTGGTTTGATAGAAGAGGTATTAATTTTGGTGATATAGATACTAGTTTTAAAATAAATAGAACTCAATTATCTAATTTAAATATTTTCAGAAAAAATGATATAAGGGGTTTCATTACTGCTAAAGGAGAATTAAAAGGAAAAATTACTGATCCTGATATCTCGATAAACTTTAATCTTGATTACCCGCACTTTAGAGGTGTCCGCATTAGAGAAATATGGGAGGGTGATATTAAAAGTGAAAATAATGAATTTCTGCTTAATATGAAAAATAGATATTCTCCAATCCCTTCATTTCTTTCAATCAATTTTAATTCTGATCTAAAAATAAAAAATGCAAATTTTTTAAGAGTTTTTAATTCAAATAAAGGTACTATAAGCGTAGTGAAAGAGGATGATGATTATAATTGGCGAGCTGATAATTTTCCTCTTGATGAACTTGAATTATCTATAGACAAAAATCAATTCGATAGGATTGATGGAATTATTAATGGTAAGGGATCAATTTCGTCAGACCAATCATACTTTGATGGGCGAATTGCTTGGAGTTTGGGTAAATATGGGAATATTAATCTAGCTAATTCATTATTTGATTTCCGCGTCAAAGATAATTCTTTTTATATAAACTCTTCATTGTATCCAATTGATGGAGGAATAATTGAAGTTGAATATGATTCAAGTAAAAATAATTTAATTAATTCAGAATTCAAGGATATAAGCACTAGTTGGACAATCCTTACTGCAGTAGATATTTTTAACTTTGAGAATAAAAAAGTGATTCCTGTAAGTAAATCAAATATTTTGGATGATTTGGAAATAAATAAAGATCAAAAATCATTTAAAGAGAGGATTGATTTTATAAATAATTTTATTGAAAATAGTAATTTGCTAGATGACAAATTTAATTTGCAAAAATATTTTAATAAATTTAGAAGTAGATACAATGGGAAAATTACTATTCAGGGCGATAGACCAGCCAATTATAAATTGAATGCAAAATTAAATGGCTATCTTGATGTATCTAGAGACTTCTATAAGAATAAAAAAGAGGAATTTTCTATTGATTTGGAAGGAGGATTATTAACAGGGACAGGTTCTTTAAGAATTAAAAAATTTCCCTTAAGTGCAGCAAACATTTTTTTAAATAACCCCAGGGATTTTCTTGGAGGGTTGGATATAAATTTATTCTATGATCTTGATACGAAATCTTTCTCCAGCGATATTTTTTCCGATGGTTCATCAATTAAAAATAACATAATAATATTTGATAAAGGATTAGTTAAATTTAATAATTCTATTTTTGATATTGATTTTTCACTTCTAATAAATAATTCTGAAATTCCAATTACTTTTGAAGGCTCAATACCTATAAATAAATCTGATAACTTAGATCTAAGATTGATTGGGAATGGGAAATTTATTGAGTTAATAGATATTTTTGCTGATGAATACTTTACCTTTAAAAAAGGTGATGTGAATCTAAGAGTGATTCTACAAGGAACCTTAAATAAACCTGTATTAAATGGATTTATAGTAGTTAAAGATTCTGAAATTGATTTTTTAAACAATATAATAAAAGATATTAATAGTACAATAATCTTTGATTTTGACTCTCTAGAGATCAATAATCTAGAAGCAAAGACGGAAGATTCTGGAGAAATTTTTGTAAAAGGGTTTTTGCCTTTTTATAGTCATAATGATTCTGAGAATTCAGAAATTAATTTGATAACGAATAAATTTAATTTAAAGAAAGATAATTTTAATTTTTTAATAGATTCAGATATAGATTTAAGTGGATCATTTGAAAGCCCAATTTTGGGGGGATCTCTATCTTTTAATAATGGATTTATTAATTTAAATAGTACCAATCAAAAAAATAAAAAAGGAAAAAATCAGATTCGAAAGGAGGATGAAAAAGATTGGCCAGAACTCTATTGGAATAATAATGAAAATATTGAAATAATTTCAAATGAAACAATTTTGAATTCAGTTCTTTTGGGAGAAACTTTGCCTAATTATTTGGATAATTTGAGTTTTAATAATCTTAAATTAAAACTTGGTCCAGATTTTAAACTTCAATATTCAGAATTAATTCAAGCTTATTTAGATACCAAATTAGACCTTAATATAAACGGAAAGGTAGGCAAAGATTTAAATGCTAGAGGTCTAATTTATCTTAAAAAAGGTAGAGCTAATCTATATACTACTCCATTTAAACTTGATAAAAATAAAGATAATTATATTTTATTTGCATCAAGAAGTGGCGTCGTTCCATTTATTAATTTTTCTCTTGTTAGTAAAGTTCCAGATTCTATAATACCTATAAGTGAAAATAATCAGGATTTAAATATATCAGCTGATCTAGATGTGAATGAGACTTCTAGTGGTTTGGGATCATTCGGGATTGGCAATTCAAGGCTTATCAAAATTGAAGCGTCTTATGAAGGATTTTTAGATCAATTATCTTTTGCTGATGAAAATAGAAGAATCCAATTAAGGAGTACGCCAAGTTATAACAGATCACAAATAATTGGTTTGATTGGCGGTAACTCTGCAAATTTAATAAATAGAGCATTTATTTCTCAACTTAATAATGCTGATGCATTTAGTGAAAGATTTCAGTTATCTCTATACCCAGCATTAATAGAAAATAATGATTCATTAAATAATATTTTTTCTAATGAAAATTTAAATATAGAGAATGATGGTCAATCATCTTCTAATGAGGAATTTTCTTCTCAAGCTTGGGTAGCCGAAATAGGGCTTGATATTACTGACGCGATAAATTTTGCCTTCCAAACTGTTCCAGGTAGAGATGATATTTCACCTTTAGGAATTTTGACTTTTCAGGCAAATCCGAACTTAGAATTATTAGGTTCTTATGATTCCAATGGGGACTGGAAAAGTCAAGTTCAATTATTTTTTAGATATTAA
- a CDS encoding glutamate-5-semialdehyde dehydrogenase has translation MANIFEVPQPGNDLLEKADKVRLASIKISQTENQNRIKALNFMADYLEKNSKEILDANNEDYSSAEKKGISKALLSRLKLSKAKLNSGIEGVRKVGDLADPVNQVQIKRELSKGLVLERKTVPIGVLGVIFESRPDAVMQISSLAIRSGNGVMLKGGSEANLTNTSIVRALQEGLNESGLDKNAICLLTSRKDSMAMLNLEKYINLIIPRGSNQLVKFIQENTRIPVLGHADGICHLFIDIEANLEMALSVALDSKIQYPAACNAIETLLVHKDIASAFLEKAIPLFNSNDVKLIGDERSVELGLKYEASLEDWETEYLDLILSIKIVDDLEEAITHIQKYSSKHTDGIITENSKTANKFMNVIDSAGVFHNCSTRFADGFRYGFGAEVGISTQTLPPRGPVGLEGLVTYKYFLKGDGNIVDDFSSGKAFYTHKDL, from the coding sequence ATGGCTAATATCTTTGAAGTCCCTCAACCAGGTAATGATCTTCTAGAAAAAGCTGATAAAGTTCGTTTGGCATCAATAAAAATAAGTCAGACTGAAAATCAAAATAGAATTAAAGCCCTAAATTTTATGGCTGATTATCTAGAAAAAAATTCTAAAGAAATATTAGATGCTAATAATGAGGATTATTCAAGTGCAGAAAAAAAGGGTATTTCTAAGGCTTTACTTTCTAGATTGAAATTATCAAAAGCAAAATTAAATTCAGGTATTGAAGGAGTAAGAAAAGTTGGTGACTTGGCTGATCCTGTAAATCAAGTCCAAATAAAAAGAGAGCTTTCTAAGGGATTGGTCTTAGAAAGAAAAACTGTGCCAATCGGAGTCTTAGGGGTTATTTTTGAATCAAGGCCAGATGCCGTGATGCAGATTAGTTCTTTAGCCATAAGATCAGGTAATGGAGTAATGTTAAAAGGTGGTAGTGAAGCCAATTTAACAAATACTTCAATAGTGAGAGCATTGCAAGAAGGTTTAAATGAATCAGGCCTTGATAAAAATGCAATATGTTTACTAACAAGCAGAAAAGATAGCATGGCGATGTTAAATCTTGAGAAATATATTAATTTAATAATTCCAAGAGGGAGTAATCAATTAGTTAAATTTATTCAGGAGAATACAAGAATTCCTGTGTTAGGCCATGCTGATGGAATTTGTCACTTGTTTATAGATATTGAGGCAAATCTAGAAATGGCTTTATCAGTCGCTTTAGACAGCAAAATCCAATATCCTGCAGCATGTAATGCTATTGAAACTCTATTAGTCCATAAAGATATTGCTTCAGCTTTTTTAGAAAAGGCCATACCTTTGTTTAATTCTAATGATGTTAAGTTAATTGGAGATGAGAGATCAGTTGAATTAGGTTTAAAGTATGAGGCTAGTCTAGAAGATTGGGAAACTGAATATTTGGATTTAATTTTATCGATAAAAATTGTTGATGATCTTGAGGAAGCAATCACACATATTCAAAAATATAGTTCAAAACATACAGATGGAATAATTACTGAAAACTCAAAAACTGCCAATAAATTTATGAATGTAATTGATAGTGCAGGTGTTTTTCATAATTGCTCTACTAGGTTTGCCGATGGGTTTAGATATGGATTCGGAGCTGAAGTTGGCATATCTACTCAAACTCTTCCACCAAGGGGACCTGTAGGTCTAGAGGGTTTGGTAACTTATAAATATTTCCTAAAAGGTGATGGGAATATAGTTGATGATTTTTCATCGGGAAAGGCTTTCTATACACATAAAGATCTTTAA
- a CDS encoding dihydroneopterin aldolase codes for METFLKIENIKLWARVGVLDKERELGQLFSLDIFLWTNFEKCTVNDDIKKTVDYSKLVQILKDQSKKIYCFTIEKYSNSILEIIDQEFKLSKIKIILTKCNPPITGFDGKVSIVRILENN; via the coding sequence ATGGAAACTTTTTTAAAAATTGAGAATATTAAACTTTGGGCCAGGGTTGGCGTTCTTGATAAAGAGAGAGAATTGGGACAACTATTTTCTTTAGATATATTTTTATGGACTAATTTTGAAAAATGTACAGTAAATGATGATATAAAAAAAACAGTTGACTATTCGAAATTAGTTCAAATTTTAAAAGATCAATCAAAGAAAATATATTGTTTTACAATCGAAAAATATTCCAACTCAATTTTAGAAATCATCGATCAGGAATTTAAGCTTTCTAAAATTAAAATTATTTTGACAAAATGCAATCCTCCAATCACAGGTTTCGATGGGAAGGTGTCAATAGTAAGAATTCTTGAAAATAATTAA
- a CDS encoding esterase/lipase family protein, translated as MEKRNPILLIHGLWNTSSIFSSITSKLDDIGIEYFAPTLKHSFGMTSILDLTNKLNELILEKYGLEKEIDILGFSMGGIIGRYWLQKFNGCKRTRRLISIGSPHKGTLMAQLVPKYPFRGISEMKINSKFLRGLANNDFLLDDIECINFFTYWDIMVFPGWWTNLKFGKKISVKVYIHRNLVRNESAVDKIIDEIIS; from the coding sequence TTGGAAAAAAGAAATCCCATCTTATTGATTCATGGTCTTTGGAATACTTCAAGTATTTTTTCTTCTATTACTTCAAAACTTGATGATATTGGAATTGAATATTTTGCTCCAACGCTTAAACATTCATTTGGAATGACTTCAATTCTGGATTTGACTAATAAATTAAACGAATTGATTTTAGAGAAATATGGTTTAGAAAAAGAAATAGATATTTTGGGATTTTCTATGGGTGGAATAATTGGTAGGTACTGGCTTCAAAAATTTAATGGGTGTAAAAGAACAAGAAGATTAATATCTATAGGTTCCCCTCACAAAGGAACTTTAATGGCTCAATTAGTCCCTAAATACCCTTTTAGAGGAATATCAGAAATGAAAATAAATAGTAAGTTTTTAAGGGGACTCGCAAATAATGATTTTTTACTTGATGATATTGAGTGTATAAATTTCTTTACTTATTGGGATATCATGGTATTCCCTGGTTGGTGGACAAATTTAAAATTTGGGAAAAAAATATCAGTAAAAGTATATATACATAGAAATCTTGTAAGAAATGAATCTGCGGTTGATAAAATAATCGATGAAATTATTTCGTAG
- a CDS encoding M3 family metallopeptidase, with protein sequence MDTSIFKYGELPEFKKFTPDSISKQFPLVLEKIAEDFKSIEKNLSNYLIQNDLDWDKVINPLNEVNEILRWSWGVISHLNAVNNSESLRNIYSKFLPEIISLSNKFGQSKIIYNSLVKLKETNNFDQIKNRILDKEILEMQHRGISLQKNDQEEFNNISEKLGKLSTDFSNNVLDATNKWFLILNKKSEVDGLPERVLELMAISAHKHLKIDGEVDIKNGPWKLSLDIPTYTSFMTYATDRNLREKLYKAFVGRAYQGEKNNSQIIEEILSLRTKQANLLGYKSWAELSLSTKMAKEIKNVENLLEELREPAFKTAKIELETLNKFSKANGFSKSENIEPWDISYWSELLRKEKLNLDQESLRPWFPLNDVLKGLFKLSEKLFEIKVVDATDEAPRWNEDVLFFNILNKEDIKIASFYLDPYSRPESKRGGAWMDECLNKNNVGKKTLPVAYLVCNQTPPSKDKPSLMSFEEVQTLFHEFGHGLQHMLTTVNLPQAAGINNVEWDAVELPSQFMENWCFNKNTLMNIARHYKTGEKLSDENFEKLLKNRTFNCGMATLRQLHFAITDLRLHSNIDKHKGKTADEIRREIAKQTTVIEPIQEDQFLCCFSHIFAGGYSAGYYSYKWAEVLSADAFSMFEEADLENPEDLKFIGKKFKDTILSLGGSLPPLDIFKLFRGREPQTDPLIRHLGLSGATK encoded by the coding sequence ATGGATACCTCAATTTTTAAATATGGAGAATTACCAGAATTTAAAAAATTTACACCCGATAGCATAAGTAAACAATTTCCATTAGTACTAGAAAAGATAGCGGAAGACTTCAAAAGCATAGAGAAAAATTTATCTAATTATTTGATTCAAAATGATTTAGATTGGGATAAGGTAATAAATCCTTTAAATGAAGTTAATGAAATTCTTAGATGGAGTTGGGGAGTAATAAGTCATCTAAATGCTGTAAATAATTCTGAAAGTCTTAGAAATATTTATTCAAAATTTCTTCCCGAGATTATTAGCTTGAGTAATAAATTCGGACAAAGTAAAATAATTTATAATTCTTTAGTCAAGCTTAAAGAGACAAACAACTTTGATCAAATAAAAAACAGAATTTTAGACAAAGAAATTCTCGAGATGCAACATAGAGGTATTTCACTACAAAAAAATGATCAAGAAGAATTCAACAATATTTCAGAAAAGCTTGGAAAGCTATCAACAGACTTCAGCAACAATGTTCTTGATGCCACTAATAAATGGTTTTTAATATTAAATAAAAAATCTGAAGTCGATGGACTCCCTGAACGAGTTCTTGAATTGATGGCAATTTCTGCACACAAACACTTAAAAATTGATGGAGAAGTTGATATTAAGAATGGTCCTTGGAAATTAAGTTTAGATATTCCAACTTATACTTCGTTCATGACATATGCCACTGACCGTAACCTTAGAGAAAAACTATATAAGGCATTCGTTGGTAGGGCTTATCAAGGAGAAAAAAATAATTCTCAAATCATTGAAGAGATATTATCTCTTAGAACTAAACAGGCTAATCTTCTTGGTTATAAAAGTTGGGCGGAATTAAGTTTGTCAACGAAAATGGCGAAAGAAATTAAAAATGTTGAAAATCTTTTAGAAGAATTAAGAGAACCAGCATTCAAAACCGCGAAAATTGAATTGGAAACTCTCAATAAGTTTTCTAAAGCTAATGGTTTTTCAAAATCAGAGAATATCGAGCCATGGGATATTAGTTATTGGTCCGAACTTCTTAGAAAGGAAAAGCTTAATTTGGATCAAGAGTCTTTGAGGCCTTGGTTTCCACTAAATGATGTTTTGAAAGGTTTATTTAAATTAAGTGAAAAGCTTTTTGAAATTAAAGTAGTCGATGCAACTGATGAGGCACCTCGGTGGAATGAAGATGTTTTATTTTTTAATATCCTTAATAAGGAAGATATCAAAATAGCATCCTTTTACCTCGATCCATATTCGAGACCTGAATCAAAGAGAGGAGGGGCTTGGATGGATGAATGTTTGAATAAAAATAATGTTGGCAAAAAGACCCTCCCTGTAGCTTATCTGGTTTGTAATCAGACTCCACCATCAAAAGATAAACCTAGTTTGATGAGTTTTGAAGAAGTTCAGACACTGTTCCATGAATTTGGTCATGGTCTTCAACACATGCTCACCACTGTTAATCTTCCTCAAGCAGCTGGGATTAATAATGTTGAGTGGGACGCAGTCGAACTTCCAAGTCAATTTATGGAAAACTGGTGTTTTAATAAAAACACACTTATGAATATTGCTAGGCACTACAAAACAGGAGAAAAATTATCAGATGAGAATTTTGAGAAGCTTCTAAAGAATAGAACTTTTAATTGTGGTATGGCCACTCTTAGACAACTTCATTTTGCAATTACAGATCTCAGATTGCACAGTAATATTGATAAACACAAAGGCAAAACAGCTGACGAAATAAGGAGAGAAATCGCAAAACAAACTACTGTTATTGAACCAATTCAAGAAGATCAATTTCTTTGTTGTTTTAGTCATATATTTGCAGGAGGATATTCAGCAGGATATTACTCATATAAATGGGCTGAAGTTCTTAGTGCTGATGCATTTTCAATGTTCGAAGAAGCTGATTTAGAAAACCCTGAAGATTTAAAGTTTATAGGAAAGAAATTTAAAGATACAATACTTAGCTTGGGAGGAAGCTTACCTCCATTAGACATATTTAAACTATTCAGGGGAAGAGAGCCACAAACAGATCCCTTAATAAGACATTTAGGTCTATCTGGAGCTACGAAATAA
- a CDS encoding NAD(P)H-quinone oxidoreductase subunit 4, whose protein sequence is MNLESFPWLSSIVLLPLIGALIMPFLSSKEGEDNTLPRNISLSFLFIDFLLIIGVLFQKFNTTDSSLQLIERTSWLPSIGLEWSLGVDGLSAPLVALSGLITFLSAAASWKIKKKSNLYFALLLVQASAQSLVFLSQDFLLFFLAWELELVPVYLLIAIWGGKKKLYAATKFILYTALASLLILISGLALALSGDTFTLNITELTNKHVTGSLALLSYLGFLIGFGVKLPIFPLHTWLPDAHGEANAPVSMLLAGILLKMGGYALLRFNVQILPEVHLQIAPALIILGIINIIYGALNAFAQDNVKRRIACSSVSHMGFVLLGIGAVDALGISGAMLQMISHGLIAAAMFFVTGSFYERTNTLSIPNMGGLAKVLPITFAFFLASSLASLALPGMSGFISEITVFLGITSQEGFSSIFRSITIIIAAVGLVLTPIYLLSMCRRVFFGPRIPALATVKEMNGRELTIGFSLLLPTLVIGFWPKIAINLYESSTNALSQQLTLAKLVGLIPTLVN, encoded by the coding sequence ATGAATTTAGAATCTTTTCCTTGGCTATCATCAATTGTTTTGCTGCCTTTAATTGGGGCATTAATAATGCCGTTCTTGAGCTCTAAGGAAGGAGAAGATAATACACTCCCTAGAAATATCTCATTAAGTTTTTTATTTATAGATTTTTTACTAATAATCGGCGTCCTTTTCCAAAAATTTAATACTACAGATAGCTCTTTACAACTGATAGAAAGAACTTCCTGGTTACCCTCAATAGGTTTAGAGTGGTCTCTTGGGGTAGATGGATTATCTGCTCCATTAGTAGCTTTGAGTGGGTTAATTACATTTTTATCAGCTGCCGCAAGTTGGAAAATCAAGAAAAAATCTAATTTATATTTTGCTCTTCTATTAGTTCAAGCGTCAGCTCAATCATTAGTTTTCCTCTCTCAAGATTTCCTATTATTTTTCTTAGCTTGGGAACTTGAGTTAGTTCCCGTATATCTCCTTATTGCAATTTGGGGAGGGAAAAAGAAATTATATGCTGCCACTAAATTTATCCTTTATACAGCTTTAGCATCTTTATTAATACTAATAAGTGGGTTAGCACTTGCCTTGAGTGGTGATACCTTTACTTTAAATATTACCGAGTTAACTAATAAACATGTGACAGGCAGCTTAGCTTTATTATCTTATTTAGGATTTTTAATTGGTTTTGGAGTAAAACTTCCTATCTTTCCATTACATACTTGGTTACCCGATGCACATGGAGAGGCTAATGCACCAGTTTCAATGTTACTCGCTGGCATACTTTTAAAAATGGGAGGCTACGCTCTCTTGAGGTTCAATGTTCAAATTCTACCTGAGGTACATCTTCAAATTGCACCAGCATTAATTATTCTTGGAATCATTAACATAATTTACGGAGCATTAAATGCATTTGCACAAGATAACGTTAAAAGGAGAATTGCTTGTAGCTCAGTGAGTCATATGGGTTTTGTTCTACTAGGGATAGGAGCAGTAGATGCACTAGGTATAAGTGGAGCAATGCTCCAAATGATTAGTCACGGACTCATCGCTGCAGCGATGTTCTTTGTTACAGGCTCATTCTATGAAAGAACAAATACTCTATCGATACCAAATATGGGCGGTTTAGCAAAGGTCCTACCAATAACTTTTGCTTTTTTCTTGGCAAGCTCTTTGGCCTCTTTAGCACTCCCTGGAATGAGCGGTTTTATAAGTGAAATAACTGTATTTTTAGGTATCACTAGTCAAGAAGGCTTCAGCTCTATCTTTAGATCAATAACTATTATAATTGCAGCAGTGGGTTTGGTTCTAACACCAATATATCTACTATCAATGTGTAGAAGAGTATTCTTTGGCCCTAGAATTCCTGCACTGGCTACAGTTAAAGAGATGAATGGTAGAGAATTGACAATTGGTTTCAGTTTATTGTTACCTACTTTGGTTATTGGGTTTTGGCCAAAAATCGCCATAAATCTATACGAATCTTCAACCAATGCTCTCAGTCAGCAGCTCACTTTAGCTAAGTTAGTAGGATTAATTCCAACCTTAGTTAATTAA
- the thrB gene encoding homoserine kinase, with amino-acid sequence MSIPEVGKKIRVTVPSTTANLGPGFDCLGAALDLYNEFIFTRIEGGGDRFDLIMESTDGNHLRGGPENLVFRAAQKVWQSANINPFALEARVKLAVPPARGLGSSATAIVAGLIGANAIMNSPLSKEKLLELAIDIEGHPDNVVPSLLGGLCLTARSSSQRWRIIRCDWHDSIKAVVAIPAIRLSTSEARKVMPKNIPISDAVTNMGALTLLLNGLKAGNEELIKEGMFDKLHEPYRWKLIKGGLEVKDAALNAGALGCAISGAGPSILALCKKENGKNVSQAMVKAWEKSGVASRAPFLNVQTTGSQFSAISGK; translated from the coding sequence ATGTCTATTCCCGAAGTAGGTAAAAAAATAAGAGTAACAGTACCTTCTACAACTGCAAATTTGGGACCTGGGTTCGACTGCCTTGGAGCAGCATTAGATTTATACAATGAATTTATTTTTACAAGAATTGAAGGTGGTGGAGATAGGTTTGATTTAATAATGGAAAGTACAGATGGTAATCACTTAAGAGGGGGACCTGAAAACTTAGTTTTTAGAGCGGCGCAGAAAGTATGGCAGAGTGCAAATATTAATCCTTTTGCACTTGAAGCAAGAGTTAAGTTAGCCGTACCACCTGCACGAGGACTTGGAAGTAGTGCTACAGCAATAGTTGCTGGACTAATTGGAGCAAATGCCATAATGAACTCACCACTATCTAAGGAAAAACTCCTAGAACTTGCCATTGATATAGAGGGTCATCCTGATAATGTAGTCCCCTCTCTCCTTGGTGGGCTTTGTTTGACAGCTAGGTCTTCTTCTCAAAGATGGAGAATCATTAGATGTGATTGGCATGATTCAATTAAAGCTGTCGTAGCAATACCTGCAATTCGTCTAAGCACAAGTGAAGCAAGAAAAGTTATGCCAAAGAATATTCCTATATCTGATGCAGTGACAAATATGGGGGCACTTACTTTGTTACTAAACGGATTAAAAGCAGGGAATGAAGAATTAATAAAAGAGGGAATGTTTGATAAGCTACATGAACCCTACAGATGGAAACTTATTAAGGGCGGACTTGAAGTCAAAGATGCCGCACTAAATGCAGGTGCTCTAGGATGCGCAATTAGTGGTGCTGGACCAAGTATCTTAGCTTTATGTAAAAAAGAAAATGGTAAAAACGTTAGTCAAGCTATGGTAAAAGCATGGGAAAAGTCAGGCGTAGCAAGCAGAGCACCATTCTTAAACGTTCAAACAACAGGCAGTCAATTTAGCGCTATCTCTGGTAAGTAG